A stretch of the Flavobacterium sp. 5 genome encodes the following:
- a CDS encoding putative signal transducing protein has product MVEVFSGSYFEAMNVRNLLEVNEISVFTQNEFMSNIEPWVVASGGLNAVKLQVDQLDLDAARVIIEDYLKGINDLVDIEDK; this is encoded by the coding sequence ATGGTAGAAGTTTTTAGTGGTTCTTATTTTGAGGCAATGAATGTTAGAAATTTATTGGAAGTAAATGAAATTTCAGTTTTTACTCAAAATGAATTTATGTCAAATATTGAACCTTGGGTAGTTGCTTCGGGAGGTTTAAATGCTGTAAAACTCCAAGTTGATCAATTGGATTTAGATGCGGCAAGAGTAATAATAGAGGATTATTTAAAAGGAATTAATGATCTAGTAGATATTGAAGATAAATGA
- a CDS encoding DUF1330 domain-containing protein gives MIFITQFIYVIEGQEAVFNEFESLAIPIIAKYNGQLLMRIRPEESNFIECTIEKPYEIHLVSFATDEDFENFKQDEERKLFLHLKEKSIQSILFLKGIKL, from the coding sequence ATGATATTTATTACCCAGTTTATATATGTAATTGAAGGTCAGGAAGCAGTTTTTAATGAGTTTGAATCTCTTGCAATTCCGATTATTGCAAAATACAATGGACAGCTTTTAATGCGAATTAGACCAGAAGAAAGTAATTTTATAGAATGCACAATAGAAAAACCGTATGAAATTCATTTGGTTTCATTTGCAACCGATGAAGATTTTGAAAATTTTAAACAGGATGAGGAGCGAAAACTTTTTTTACATTTAAAAGAGAAATCAATTCAATCTATTTTGTTTTTAAAAGGAATAAAACTGTAA